A genome region from Chryseobacterium sp. G0186 includes the following:
- a CDS encoding TonB-dependent receptor, whose amino-acid sequence MKLYQRIFIFLIFTLSISLISAQDNSFPVQGVVQSPTKQGVSGVNIFIENTKIKAQTDQNGNFKISYKKGEAILIFSLDGYKKLRRKVNFGSEGSQVNIQLSEDQSAVEEVTIHGKGKVKALQDGAFTVNAIDVAKLANTTADLNQVLNRTTGIKVRQQGGVGSDYNFSINGMSGKAVKFFIDGVPLEMLGKGVDLSTLPVNMADRVEIYKGVVPIHLSTDAMGGAVNIITPGSSKNYLDAGISVGSFNTQRINLNGQFKDDKTGLILRISSFYNHSDNNYLMKDMKIWNTAKNEYEPRNVKRFNDRYQSVFGMAEIGLENKSWADSFFVGMSQSLFDKQIQTGSNQEVVYGGVKQNGEAHNYFMKYKKSNLFNGRLDVNVYAGFSKSIQKATDTLMRKYSWDGTFEPSATSEKGGRSIIMQHEDRFYSQMGATYRIADHHKLIFNYVFDYLKNTTFNQLEERKEDVPPAKMNKQILSMAYQQDFFNKHWTNIFFGKYYRVGLQKMVFDPVTRTDNPAKDNFSSWGYGFATTVRITRELGIKGSFERSYRLVEPQEIFGDGVAVTSNMNLKPETSNNVNVGLYFNHHWGQHSFRIEGAGYIRDTKDFIYTVPNLYNSTFKYENLSNILTRGLEGELNYQYKRLLNVSMNVSYNKAYDNTKFANNSEDVISATYKKDVPNQPWLFGNVNVSIGKDDWLQKDSRVELYYGLQMTEWFYKNWKTYGNPRNIPIIPRQTLHNIGISYSMKNGRYNLAFDVTNLSDALAYDNFKLQKQGRAFYVKFRYLFK is encoded by the coding sequence ATGAAATTGTATCAGCGTATTTTTATCTTTCTCATTTTTACTCTCTCAATCTCTCTCATCAGTGCACAGGACAACAGTTTTCCGGTTCAGGGAGTTGTACAGAGCCCTACAAAACAGGGAGTAAGTGGAGTAAACATTTTTATTGAAAACACAAAAATTAAAGCACAAACCGATCAAAACGGAAATTTCAAAATTAGCTACAAGAAAGGAGAAGCCATCCTGATCTTCAGTCTGGACGGCTATAAAAAGCTTCGTAGGAAAGTAAATTTCGGGAGCGAAGGATCTCAGGTAAACATTCAGTTATCTGAGGATCAGTCGGCTGTAGAGGAAGTTACCATACACGGCAAAGGTAAAGTAAAAGCACTGCAGGACGGTGCTTTTACCGTTAATGCCATAGATGTAGCTAAATTAGCCAATACCACAGCCGATCTTAATCAGGTTCTGAACAGAACCACAGGGATTAAAGTTCGCCAGCAAGGTGGTGTAGGTTCCGATTATAACTTCTCTATCAACGGAATGTCTGGTAAAGCCGTAAAATTCTTTATTGATGGCGTTCCTTTGGAAATGCTCGGGAAAGGTGTAGATCTGAGCACATTGCCGGTCAACATGGCAGATCGTGTGGAGATTTATAAAGGCGTTGTTCCAATTCATTTAAGCACAGATGCTATGGGTGGTGCGGTAAATATTATTACTCCAGGAAGCAGTAAAAATTACCTGGACGCCGGTATCAGTGTAGGATCTTTTAATACACAGCGTATTAATCTGAATGGGCAGTTTAAAGATGATAAAACGGGGCTTATCCTGCGCATCAGCAGTTTTTATAATCACTCGGATAACAATTATTTGATGAAAGATATGAAAATCTGGAATACTGCCAAAAATGAATATGAACCAAGAAATGTAAAAAGGTTTAACGACAGATATCAATCTGTTTTTGGTATGGCTGAGATTGGATTAGAAAACAAAAGCTGGGCAGATTCTTTCTTTGTAGGAATGTCACAATCGCTTTTTGATAAACAGATACAGACAGGTTCCAATCAGGAAGTAGTATATGGCGGGGTAAAACAAAATGGAGAAGCTCACAACTACTTTATGAAGTATAAAAAATCTAATCTCTTCAACGGCCGTTTAGATGTGAATGTTTACGCAGGTTTCTCTAAAAGTATTCAGAAAGCAACTGATACTCTTATGCGTAAATATAGTTGGGATGGTACTTTCGAACCTTCTGCTACCAGTGAAAAAGGAGGCAGAAGTATAATCATGCAGCATGAAGATCGTTTTTACTCACAGATGGGAGCTACCTATAGAATAGCTGATCATCACAAACTTATCTTTAACTATGTATTTGATTATTTAAAAAATACTACCTTCAATCAACTTGAGGAGAGAAAAGAGGATGTACCTCCGGCGAAGATGAACAAGCAGATCCTGTCTATGGCCTATCAGCAGGATTTTTTCAATAAGCACTGGACTAATATTTTCTTTGGTAAATACTACCGTGTAGGGCTTCAGAAAATGGTTTTCGATCCGGTAACCAGGACAGACAATCCGGCAAAAGATAATTTCAGCAGCTGGGGTTACGGATTTGCTACTACGGTAAGAATTACAAGAGAACTAGGGATAAAGGGATCATTTGAACGTTCTTATCGTTTGGTGGAACCTCAGGAAATCTTCGGAGATGGTGTTGCAGTAACAAGTAATATGAATTTGAAGCCTGAAACCAGTAACAATGTAAATGTAGGGTTGTACTTTAATCATCATTGGGGACAACATTCTTTCCGTATAGAAGGTGCAGGATACATACGTGACACAAAGGATTTTATCTACACGGTTCCTAATTTATACAACAGTACCTTCAAATACGAGAACCTTTCCAATATCCTTACCCGTGGGTTGGAGGGAGAGCTGAACTACCAATACAAAAGACTTTTGAATGTGTCAATGAATGTAAGCTACAATAAAGCTTATGACAATACAAAATTTGCCAACAACAGCGAAGATGTAATTTCAGCAACCTACAAAAAAGATGTACCCAACCAACCTTGGTTATTTGGGAATGTGAATGTAAGCATTGGTAAAGATGACTGGCTTCAGAAAGACAGCCGTGTAGAGCTTTACTATGGACTACAGATGACTGAATGGTTCTACAAAAACTGGAAAACCTATGGAAATCCAAGAAACATTCCGATTATCCCAAGACAAACGCTCCACAACATAGGGATAAGTTATTCCATGAAGAACGGGAGGTATAATTTGGCGTTCGATGTAACCAACCTTAGTGATGCGCTGGCATACGATAATTTCAAACTTCAGAAGCAGGGACGTGCTTTCTATGTAAAATTTAGATATCTATTTAAGTAA
- the rlmF gene encoding 23S rRNA (adenine(1618)-N(6))-methyltransferase RlmF yields the protein MSTEKSSLHTRNLHRNPYDFDQLISCVPELKHFVFMNAYQTATINFSIPKAVKLLNKALLLHFYNIKNWDIPDANLCPPIPGRADYVHYIADLITDQQGRIPTGISVKGLDVGVGANLVYPLIAHQSYGWKMLGTDINQDSLKNAQNILDQNPDLSNAIQLKQQPNPDHLFKNIIGPEDRFTFSMCNPPFHDSEESAMKGNIRKTKNLKKTKSKQPLLNFGGQQSELWCEGGELAFITKMINESRWYASNILWFTCLVSKKENLPKLNSLLKKLKVVDFKTIEMAQGQKVSRMLAWTFIPQQERSSWLR from the coding sequence ATGTCCACCGAAAAATCCAGTCTGCATACAAGAAATCTGCATCGGAATCCCTATGATTTTGATCAGCTTATTTCTTGTGTGCCGGAACTGAAACACTTTGTTTTTATGAATGCCTATCAAACGGCAACCATCAACTTTAGTATTCCGAAGGCAGTTAAACTTCTTAACAAAGCCTTACTTCTACACTTTTATAATATTAAAAACTGGGATATTCCCGATGCCAATCTATGTCCTCCCATTCCGGGACGGGCAGATTATGTACATTATATTGCCGATCTGATTACCGACCAACAGGGTAGAATTCCTACTGGGATTTCTGTAAAAGGATTAGATGTGGGGGTAGGAGCAAATCTTGTTTACCCTTTAATTGCCCACCAGTCCTATGGTTGGAAAATGTTGGGAACAGATATCAATCAGGATTCATTGAAGAATGCGCAGAATATTTTGGATCAGAATCCGGATCTTTCAAATGCCATTCAATTAAAGCAGCAACCGAACCCTGATCATTTATTTAAAAATATTATTGGACCTGAAGACCGATTTACATTTTCTATGTGTAATCCTCCTTTTCATGATTCTGAGGAATCTGCCATGAAAGGAAATATCAGAAAAACAAAAAATCTTAAAAAGACAAAATCAAAACAACCCTTGCTTAATTTCGGCGGACAACAGTCGGAATTATGGTGTGAAGGGGGAGAGCTCGCTTTTATTACAAAAATGATTAATGAAAGTAGATGGTATGCGTCCAACATTCTTTGGTTTACATGTCTGGTTTCAAAAAAAGAGAACCTACCTAAGTTAAATTCACTTTTAAAAAAGCTGAAAGTGGTAGATTTCAAAACAATCGAAATGGCGCAGGGTCAAAAAGTAAGCAGAATGCTGGCCTGGACATTTATTCCGCAACAAGAAAGGAGCAGCTGGCTTAGATAG
- a CDS encoding cupin domain-containing protein has translation MTKENLLCSALCVVLFALTLSCDNSSSQDQPSEYSDKIESVTLLKTTKSWDGTLYSSYPSGQPEISVLKISVPPNKALDWHKHPVINAAYVEKGEIQIERKEDGKTQWIKQGQVLPEMVNIAHRGKTGDKGATLIVFYSGSPDILLSEPVH, from the coding sequence ATGACAAAGGAAAATTTATTGTGTTCAGCATTATGTGTTGTACTCTTTGCCCTCACTTTATCTTGTGACAATTCTTCATCACAGGATCAGCCGTCAGAATATTCTGATAAAATAGAATCGGTAACTTTATTGAAAACCACAAAGTCATGGGATGGGACATTATACTCCAGCTATCCAAGCGGACAGCCAGAAATATCAGTCCTTAAAATCTCTGTTCCTCCCAATAAAGCGTTGGACTGGCACAAACATCCGGTTATCAATGCTGCTTATGTAGAAAAAGGCGAAATTCAGATTGAAAGAAAAGAAGATGGCAAAACGCAATGGATAAAACAGGGACAGGTACTTCCGGAAATGGTTAATATAGCTCATCGGGGAAAAACCGGGGATAAAGGTGCTACTCTTATTGTCTTCTACAGCGGATCTCCTGACATACTGCTTTCAGAACCGGTACATTGA
- a CDS encoding c-type cytochrome — protein sequence MKNLFLAGTLGLLIFSCSKKENTAEVASSDAAPVSAPAKSNLSGDQIMETLDCSGCHSVNERMIGPSYQEIAAKYSEKDVELLASKIIEGGSGVWGGVPMAAHPQVSKEDAKKMVEYILSQKK from the coding sequence ATGAAAAACTTGTTTTTGGCAGGAACTCTGGGTCTTTTGATCTTTTCCTGTTCTAAAAAAGAAAATACGGCAGAAGTCGCATCTTCTGATGCTGCACCAGTGTCAGCTCCGGCAAAATCCAATCTTTCAGGTGATCAGATCATGGAAACTTTGGATTGCTCAGGCTGTCACTCTGTCAATGAGAGAATGATAGGACCTTCTTATCAGGAAATAGCAGCTAAATATTCTGAAAAGGATGTTGAGTTGCTTGCTTCCAAGATTATAGAGGGCGGAAGTGGAGTTTGGGGAGGTGTCCCAATGGCTGCCCATCCACAGGTATCTAAGGAAGATGCCAAAAAAATGGTAGAGTATATTTTAAGTCAGAAGAAATAA